In Candidatus Gastranaerophilales bacterium, a single genomic region encodes these proteins:
- a CDS encoding response regulator transcription factor, whose product MPDVVIADDEEFVRYFLRGLLESIFFDVIEEVSSGDALYPVISEKKPDILLLDINMPNLKGNDFLMQYKQDLSKICVIVLTVSTSSEIEAQLKAEGFTHFLRKNNTPEDITSYIQKAWSEFSKGVYNV is encoded by the coding sequence ATGCCTGATGTTGTTATTGCAGATGATGAAGAATTTGTAAGATATTTCCTTCGAGGATTATTAGAAAGTATTTTCTTTGATGTTATTGAAGAAGTAAGCTCTGGTGATGCTTTATATCCTGTTATTTCTGAAAAAAAACCTGATATTTTGCTTTTAGATATTAATATGCCGAACTTAAAAGGTAATGATTTTTTAATGCAGTACAAACAAGATTTATCAAAGATTTGTGTCATTGTTTTAACCGTTTCTACTTCTTCTGAAATAGAGGCTCAATTAAAAGCTGAAGGATTTACGCATTTTTTGAGGAAAAATAATACTCCTGAAGATATTACATCCTATATTCAAAAGGCTTGGAGTGAATTTTCAAAAGGAGTTTACAATGTTTAA
- a CDS encoding Hpt domain-containing protein: MADLKDTIKMLRRAYLKKLEKDVVQIEEYQQEEHTMQTCLELLDIVHKITGTGGMYGFKNLYNASSVFEEYLLSIKKQQTEIEQDKMNNYLDSLVSAIHNTIEEGVDA, encoded by the coding sequence ATGGCTGATTTGAAGGATACTATAAAAATGTTGAGAAGGGCATATCTTAAAAAATTGGAAAAAGATGTTGTCCAAATTGAAGAATACCAACAAGAAGAACACACCATGCAAACTTGCTTGGAATTATTAGACATTGTCCATAAAATAACAGGTACAGGTGGCATGTATGGTTTTAAAAATCTCTATAATGCTTCTAGTGTTTTTGAAGAATATTTACTTTCAATAAAAAAACAGCAAACTGAAATTGAACAAGATAAAATGAATAATTATCTTGATTCTTTGGTTTCAGCCATTCATAATACAATTGAGGAGGGCGTAGATGCCTGA
- a CDS encoding response regulator, translating into MEIAKLKKIMYAEDEDDIKTIVKVAIDAMSPCEIEFADNGQILLDTIDNYAPDLVLLDVMMPLMDGPTTLQKLRQKESTKNVPVIFMTAKAQVHELESLKKLGILGIITKPFDPVQLYANISKIWEEG; encoded by the coding sequence ATGGAAATAGCTAAGCTTAAAAAAATTATGTACGCAGAAGACGAAGACGATATAAAAACAATAGTAAAAGTTGCTATTGATGCGATGAGTCCTTGCGAAATCGAATTCGCCGATAACGGACAAATTCTGTTGGATACAATAGATAATTATGCTCCCGATTTAGTTTTGTTGGATGTAATGATGCCACTGATGGATGGTCCTACTACATTGCAAAAATTAAGACAAAAAGAATCAACAAAGAATGTGCCGGTTATTTTTATGACAGCAAAGGCTCAAGTTCATGAGCTTGAATCATTAAAAAAGCTTGGTATTCTAGGTATAATAACAAAGCCGTTTGACCCAGTTCAGCTATACGCTAATATTTCTAAAATTTGGGAAGAAGGCTAA
- a CDS encoding [Fe-Fe] hydrogenase large subunit C-terminal domain-containing protein — MSIIKTNPEKCTACNKCIAVCPVKYANSVSIDKKNKRVITVDNDKCISCGDCLKACDHHAREYVDDIDTFLHDLSLGKKINVMVAPSFVAIKYKEYKKFFGYLKSLGVNFIYDVSFGADITSWGYAKFIEKQDDSQYWISQPCPVVVDFIEKYEPKLIKNLIPVNSPVACSAIYIKKYLKNTDSLALISPCIAKRKEMLKLGNKGLFEYSITINKFFDYIKEQNIDLSQFEEVNFDETEGFLGKFFSRSGGLKDNVKYHCPDMTIRHIEGSSIIYDYLRYSAENPDEEKPYKLLDILNCSDGCNIGSMVNFDSYHSSIIHEYQKELIVEQRHANQDKFVVDYDKFAAMVKQFDEILNLDDFLISYDDKSALVNIHNPNENDIAEAFLQIRKKTKDSQEINCKSCGYPTCKDFAIAIHNKLNVPSSCYRFNQQVIKDQEKYMRTILENISECVILTNSRKVIEYVNKDAKNILGYDLETYIGKPFIDFLVRRNLKPLVNGATIEYKAIHRSGTYRDLKVTCRTIYINDKMKYLLVLEDITKERELEVIKQNFVSIISHELRTPLTSIRGAIGLISSGMVGELPQKAKELVKIAGNNAVRLVNLINDMLDLEKMKAGKMDFVMDEFDVKALVEEAVVSNMAYALQNNVKFVMDKTLEDTKINVDSGKFIQIITNLLSNAAKYSTSGENVIINIIRENNLISVVVTNKGDGIPKSVGNKIFDSFYQITNKTNNQKKGTGLGLNICKFMTEQMGGLITYDSEVGEYTSFKVSFPEIYNIENPPIVLVCEDNQTTANLIKKKFEELDYKVEITHSANDAFERLKTQKYDLMSLDLMLPDKDGLEFLDEIKACEKTKNIPVIIVSASKRDPKIVAKYKVVEWYEKAVEDNYLKDIVYRLLRTKEASTPKILHVEDDKDLATVVASMLSKSAMVTTISTIQEAKQILLRDAFDLIILDYKLSDGTSEELVDIIKSGELNKDAFIIIFSGYDIDKKLAEKVDSVILKTQITQDKFVDTIKKIVKKPGGGTDGNS; from the coding sequence ATGAGTATAATTAAAACAAACCCTGAAAAATGCACCGCATGTAATAAATGTATAGCAGTGTGTCCTGTGAAATATGCTAACAGTGTTTCCATAGATAAAAAAAACAAACGTGTAATTACTGTTGATAATGATAAATGTATTTCATGCGGAGATTGCTTAAAAGCTTGTGATCACCATGCCAGAGAATATGTTGATGACATTGATACTTTTTTGCATGATTTATCTCTGGGGAAAAAAATAAATGTGATGGTCGCACCTTCTTTTGTTGCGATAAAGTATAAAGAATATAAAAAGTTTTTTGGATATTTGAAATCATTAGGCGTTAATTTTATATATGACGTGTCTTTTGGTGCAGATATTACAAGTTGGGGATATGCAAAATTCATAGAAAAGCAAGATGATTCTCAATATTGGATTTCGCAGCCGTGTCCTGTTGTTGTCGATTTTATCGAAAAATATGAACCAAAACTTATCAAAAATTTAATCCCTGTGAACAGTCCGGTTGCTTGTTCTGCTATTTATATTAAAAAATATCTTAAAAATACCGATTCTCTTGCTTTAATATCACCTTGTATCGCAAAACGTAAAGAGATGCTAAAACTCGGAAATAAAGGATTATTTGAATATTCGATTACAATCAACAAATTTTTTGACTATATTAAAGAGCAAAATATAGATTTATCTCAATTTGAAGAAGTTAATTTTGATGAAACTGAAGGCTTTTTGGGCAAATTCTTTTCACGTTCAGGCGGTTTAAAAGATAATGTTAAATATCATTGTCCGGATATGACAATTAGGCATATAGAAGGTTCCTCAATCATTTATGATTATCTGCGTTATTCTGCTGAAAATCCTGATGAAGAAAAGCCTTATAAACTTTTAGATATCTTAAATTGTTCAGATGGTTGCAACATTGGTTCAATGGTCAATTTTGATTCTTATCATAGTTCTATTATTCATGAATACCAAAAAGAATTGATAGTAGAACAACGACATGCAAATCAGGACAAATTTGTGGTCGATTATGACAAATTTGCAGCAATGGTGAAGCAATTTGATGAGATTTTAAATTTAGATGACTTTTTAATTTCTTATGATGATAAATCTGCACTTGTAAATATACATAATCCAAATGAAAATGATATAGCAGAGGCTTTTCTTCAAATAAGGAAAAAAACCAAAGATTCTCAAGAAATCAATTGTAAATCTTGCGGATATCCTACTTGCAAAGATTTTGCCATTGCTATTCATAATAAATTAAATGTTCCTTCAAGTTGTTATAGGTTTAATCAACAAGTTATAAAAGACCAAGAAAAATACATGCGTACTATTCTAGAGAATATCTCAGAATGTGTGATTTTGACTAATAGCAGAAAAGTTATTGAATATGTCAATAAAGATGCGAAAAATATTTTAGGCTATGATTTAGAAACATATATAGGGAAACCTTTCATTGATTTTCTGGTCAGAAGAAATTTAAAACCTTTAGTAAATGGTGCTACTATTGAATATAAAGCTATTCATAGAAGCGGTACATATCGTGATTTGAAAGTTACTTGTCGAACTATTTATATTAATGACAAAATGAAATATCTTTTAGTTTTAGAAGATATTACAAAAGAGCGAGAACTTGAGGTTATTAAACAAAATTTTGTTTCAATAATTAGTCATGAGCTAAGAACCCCTTTGACGTCAATTAGAGGTGCAATTGGACTTATCAGCAGTGGTATGGTTGGCGAATTACCTCAAAAAGCTAAAGAGCTAGTTAAAATTGCCGGCAATAATGCCGTTAGACTTGTAAATTTAATTAATGACATGTTAGATCTTGAAAAAATGAAAGCCGGTAAAATGGATTTCGTTATGGATGAGTTTGACGTCAAAGCTTTGGTTGAAGAAGCTGTTGTTTCAAATATGGCTTATGCACTGCAAAACAATGTAAAATTCGTTATGGACAAAACTCTTGAGGATACGAAAATCAATGTTGATAGTGGCAAATTTATTCAAATAATTACCAACTTATTGTCAAATGCTGCAAAATATTCCACTTCCGGGGAGAATGTCATTATTAATATTATTCGTGAAAATAATTTAATTTCAGTTGTTGTGACAAATAAAGGCGATGGAATTCCAAAATCGGTGGGCAACAAAATCTTTGATAGTTTTTATCAAATTACTAATAAAACGAATAATCAAAAAAAAGGTACCGGATTAGGTCTTAATATCTGTAAATTTATGACAGAACAAATGGGTGGTTTGATTACTTATGACTCAGAAGTCGGGGAATATACCTCTTTTAAAGTTTCTTTCCCCGAAATATATAATATAGAAAATCCGCCCATAGTTTTGGTTTGTGAAGATAATCAAACTACCGCAAATTTAATCAAAAAGAAATTTGAAGAATTGGATTATAAAGTTGAAATTACTCATAGTGCAAACGATGCTTTTGAGCGATTAAAAACCCAAAAGTATGATTTAATGTCATTGGATTTGATGTTGCCTGATAAAGACGGACTTGAGTTTTTAGATGAAATCAAAGCTTGCGAAAAAACAAAAAATATTCCTGTTATTATTGTGTCTGCAAGTAAAAGAGACCCAAAAATAGTTGCTAAATATAAAGTAGTTGAATGGTATGAAAAAGCTGTTGAAGATAATTATTTAAAAGACATTGTATATAGGTTGTTGCGAACAAAAGAGGCGAGCACGCCGAAAATTTTACACGTAGAAGATGATAAAGACTTGGCGACAGTCGTTGCATCAATGCTTAGTAAATCCGCAATGGTGACAACTATTTCTACTATTCAAGAGGCAAAACAGATTCTTCTTAGAGATGCATTTGATTTGATAATTTTGGATTACAAACTTTCTGACGGAACAAGTGAAGAACTTGTCGATATAATTAAAAGCGGAGAATTAAATAAAGATGCGTTTATAATTATTTTTTCAGGGTACGATATTGATAAGAAACTTGCAGAAAAAGTTGATTCTGTAATCTTAAAAACACAAATAACGCAAGACAAATTTGTTGATACAATAAAGAAAATAGTGAAAAAACCCGGAGGTGGTACTGATGGAAATAGCTAA